The Tursiops truncatus isolate mTurTru1 chromosome 11, mTurTru1.mat.Y, whole genome shotgun sequence genomic sequence gtcacgtTGGGGTTTTTGGCTTCGaattatgaatttgggggggacacaattcaaacTACAACACCCATAATTTATGCccttaaaatagttattttcaccatctttcctttttaattgtgGAGAATTAATACTGTTTTCTCTCTAGTTCTTTTTAGAtgaacagaggaaaagaaactttCAGGATTCTGACCAGGCCAGAATATCACCTGGCAAGAGAAATCTACTGAAATGGCTACACTGAGGATTTTCAGAAACAACTTGGTCTCATAAAATACCAAATGATTATGCCAAACATATGCTAGTGTACTTTCACACACTGTGCATTTGTAACTCCTCATATCAAGCTGGCAGAAAACCACACTTCTTGTGAGACCCTAATGGAAATCCATTCAGGTCTCCTTGCTGCTCCTTGATCACACCATGCCTGCTCCCACATCAGGGCCTCTCCACTCCCTGTTCTCACTATCTGGAATGCTCCGCCTCCAGATAGCTTCATGACTCCATTTTCTCCTTATTTAGATTTTTTGTCCAGAGTTATTTCCATGAAGTTTTGCTAGGACAACCTATTTACAATTGCAAACGTATCTTCCTCCTGCCCATCCCCTTATTTACTCCTCTCTTTGCTACTTGATTCTTCTCTgtggcacttttaaaaaattatctctgttccCTCTAGAATGCAAGCAAGGTGAAGATAaggatttttatttgctttatttactaTTTCCTTAGCTCCTAGAAAAGTactggcacacagcagacactAAGTAAATGTtccctgaatgaatgaatgaatgaacaaacttccccaaggtcacagagctggtagaATTGGAATCTGTACCCTGTCTGACTCAACAGTATAAAAATTAAGTGCTAAATTATACTTATAGAGAAACTAACAATTCTTTAATAAGATACAAATCtggtcaaagagaaaaaaatactctgaCACAAACAATAGACTTCATATAGTAATGGAGAAAATGTCCATATTTACATAATCTttacataaacaaaaattaatattccTTACAagcatatattataaaaaattcattatttttaatactggAGGTGGCAGACCATTTGTACAATTGAATAACTTGTATATAAAATTCGGCAGGGTCAGAGACATTTCAAAAGTGAATAATCTAGTCTAGATTCCATTATTGTTGAGTTGACACAAAATTGGTTGTGTTTCTCAAAAGATGTATTTTGTTCCTACCTGAGAGAACAAATAAGTggcattattcatttatttgttcatcaaatatttatcaacCACCTACTCTgaccaggcaccattctaggcactaaagatacaacagtgaacaaaacaattcTTACATTCTTGAAGgggaaacaataaaaacaaaacaaaacataagaaaTGTATCCATGTCATCAAAATATCAGTTTTGATAATAAATGCCCTTTGTACTTCAATCTTAAATAATCCAGAAAAACCTTTATCACAGTGGTAAAGACCTCAGACTCTGTGGAGTCCAATGACCCAGGCTTGCATCTCCATTACAAGCTGTGCCCCTAGTATATTACCTCCTCAACTGGCAGTTTCACAAATGGGGAAAACAGAACCCATCTTGCCAGactaatgtaaatattaaaagggaaaatatgcAAACAAACAACACACTGCAGGGAAAatagtaaatatcaattaatcctattattgttattattaggaTATGTAAACAATCTAATTCTTTCACTGTATGAAGCCTAGGCTAAACCCATATGAAAGTCTTGGGCTTCATATTTAATTAGTTTCTTTTACTCTTTTGGAAGCCAGAATGAGTCCTTCGttaactcattcaacaaatattcattgagtattTAATTATGCATGCTAGGTATTTTACTAGGTGCTGGAATACAGCAGGACAGACACGATCTTAAACTCTTTTGGAGTTTAAGTTGCCATGTTATCATAGGTATTAGGCATTATGAGAGTGAACTGAAGAAGTGCCTGGTTGTTTGGCccgaggcgacccagcactggagcctacccgactctttggtggggctaatggcagactctgggacggctcacgccaaggagtacttcccagaacttctgccgccagggtccttgtccccacagtgtgCCACAGCAACCCCCTGCCtccgcaggagaccctccaacactagcagctaTCGGCAGGACCCTCATCCCCCGTTACTTTAGCACTGTGTTTGTAATACTGACCTGTATTACATTCTCAAACACTCAAAAGAATCTTACCACAGCTCATCCATCACGGTGGACTGAGACAGCGTGCGATGGTCACCCAGCACGGGAAGCCCATGTTTACGAAGATGTGTACAGAAGGCAGACTGACCTTGGAGTTCACCTTTGATGATCTCATGAGAATAAAAACATGGCACTTTACCATTAGACAATACAGAGAGTTAGTCCCAAGAAGCATTCTTGCCATAAATGCACAAGATCCTCAAGTCCTGGATCAGCTGTCCAAAAACACCAGGATGGGGCTAACAAATTTCACAGTCAACTACCTCAGGTTGTGTGTAATACTGGAGCCAATGCAGGAACTGATGTCCAGACATAAAACTTACAACCTCAGTCCACAAGACTGCCTGAAGACCTGCTTGTTTCAGAAGTGGCGGCGGATGGTGGCGCCGCCAGAACCCACAAGGCAACCGACAAcgaaacagacaaaaagaaaaaaattccaccaGCAGCACCTCCAGCAGCAGCACTGGGAACACTGCCAACAGCACGGGCGGCAAGAAGACGCCAGCTGCCAACCTGAGTCTGTCCAGTCAGGTACCTGGGCTAGGAGCGATCCCGAACTGCAGCCTCAACCCTGGGAGGAATGGAGACCTGTGTCATTCAACAGCAGTGACCCCTTCTGGCCAATTTAAGGAGAAGCATTGAGGGGCCCTGAAGGAGTCACTTCCAGTCCTCCTCAGAGGATTTGATGGTGGTAGGAGAGCCAACTctgatgggaggggagtttggggatGAGGACAAAAGGCTAATCAATAGATTAGAAAACACGCAGTATGATGCAGCCAACGGCATGGACGACGAGGAAGACTTCACCAGTTCACCAGCCCTGGGGAACAGTAGCCCATGGAACAGCAAACCTCCCACCACTCAAGAGACCAAATCAGAaaaccccccaccccaagcttcCCAGTAAGATTGACCAGCTCCGGAATCCACTGTCAATAGCCCCTGTGAGTTACAATCACTATTTCAGATCCTTACTCacagcagagaaaggaagagacattAAAACTTTTCCATGCAAATAACTATTTCTAAACCACAGGGAtctgagtttctttctttctttttttaattgagaggATCATTCCAAATAAACTTCCATGACCCCTCCCTGGAGGCCTTCACAGGTAACACAGATACTGGCAGTAATCGTAATTAAAATAAGAGCAAAAGCTAGGCTTCTCCTGGCTCGGTTTTAACCACATTTGTTAATTTcattccccccgccccacccaacCATCCAACAAACGCCATATTGTTAACAAACCCTCAGTGCTCAGGATCTCATTCTATCCGAACCCAACTACAGATAGactttttaatattgtaaaatattttctgctttttgacTTGCATCTGAGAGTTACTTGtttcagtaaaaaaagaaaaagaaaaaatccacttTTGGAAAGTAATTTAAATGTACCTTTATCTTCTTTTCCCCCTTCACCTTTTCTTTCATAGGGTAACAGCTAAGAGGGCCCAGCAGGGTAATTTATGGCCGAGCTAATGTCAATTGGTCCTCCATCCTGAGTTGGTTCAATCGAGCCCGAGTGCTGAAACAAGAAATGTCTTTTTGTCATCAAAGGCACCAAGGCAGATTTTTATGTCAAGAAAGGCACTTGGCCCATTGAGAATGTAGGCGTTTGTAAAATTTCTGTTGATCCAAATATTTTCAAGCCATGTAATCCATTAATTTTGTGGGCAGTTTAATAAATCTGAAactcttttgtgtttttcttgttgTATCTGAGTTGACTGTTGTTTCTTTTCATAGTATATTTCCTGTATAATATTTTGTAAAGCCCTAACCTGGTTCTTTTATGAGGACTTTTCTTTGGGAGCAATTCCAGTGTATTTATGTGAAACTTTATAAAAAAACTAATTTTCCCATTTGCATATTAATGCGTTTCTCTATACGTGTAAAGACAGTGGCTCCGTGTATTATAAAACAGCTGGATTTTATGTATGCTTTACTGTTAAGTGTGCCAATAATAAACTGTGTtaacgaccaaaaaaaaaagtgcctaacTTTCCAACAATAAACAGTGACTTTAAAGAAACCAGTATTTACCAAGTTCTATCATAGGAAGGCCCCCCAGCGGTGCTTTGCCTTCAGAGAATGCTCAAGTGAATAAAGTTCACCAGCAAGGGCAAGGTTGGGACCGCCTGGAAACAAAGTAGAAGAAATCCCAGGATCCTGCTGGTGTCTTCTCATCATACTACTTCCAAAATGTACTTGCCTTAGTAGAATCTAAGTTTCAGTAGTAGATATTTTATAAACAGTTTTCAAAAGAGATAGCAAATATTCCCGGTCTTCAGTACTACCATCCTAGCCCACCATCATCTCATCTCTTCCTTGTATTACTGAAATGGCCTTCTAACTGGCCTCTCAGATTTGCCCCACTAGTCTGTTCTTCAAATAACTATCACAGTTATCTTTTCAAATGTAAAGTATATTAAGGCACTATATTGACTAAATTGCCCAAAGCTTTCTCATCCTACTTCAAACCCATCATCCTTCCGAGGCCCAGAGAGCCCCGCGCGATCCGGCTCTGCCTACTTCCCTGGCCGCACCTGCCACTGCCCGGCACCTGGCTTTAGCCACTCAGGCATCTGAACCTCAACCCACCCCGCTCTTTCCTGTCCTGGGCCTCCGCGATTCCGTGGGCCTGAAATCCCTTCCTGCGGCTCACTGCAGCCGGCGCCTTCTCATGCTCATGACCAACCAGGTGAAAGCAGCCTCCTCACACAGTCGCTATCACAGTTgactggttttattttcttctcggCTATAATCACCATTTGAAATGATCTTGATTGTTAGGTGTTGATTTATCTTCTGCTGTGCTCCACATGCAATCTATAAGCACTGTTCCCCTCCAGTTAAGAAAATGATTGTTTAATTACTAAATGAAGAAAGGTCCTAGCAATGTTTCTTGCTCTCTTTAAACTGTGGAAATACACAAGCACCCATGGAAGACAAGGGATTCGGGAGGAGTGTCCAGCCGCACGCCTCCAGGAAGCGGAGAAGGGGCTCCGCTCGCTACCAGGCAGCGCATCCCTGCCCCGCCAGTGCCAGTCCCGCCGCGTACCTGTTTCCGCTCGACTTCCGCTACGGTACACCACCCTTCACTGGGCGGGATGTCTCTCCGCCTTCCTGAACGCCCCGCCCACCCTCCATTCACCTGATCCACTCTCGGCTTCCACCTGGAGGCGCGCCTCCGAGGGCTGGGCCTCCGCCTCCGCCGCCGATCTCAGCACCGCCAGCACTGTCTCCGGGGGCAAGTCGACCACTTGCTCCCACACGGACTCTGTGTAGAAGTCCACCGTATGTGCACTGGaaatggacagggcttccctcAGGAACCGCAGCAGCCCCTGCAACTTGGCATGCAACGTGGACAGGTCCTGGGTCACCGGGAGCGGCCCAGAAGCCGCCATGACGCCCACCCTCCCGGGCTGTAGGTGGTGCAAACGTGGCCGCAAGGCAAGGGCTCAGTGGAAAGTATAGGCCGGATAAGTAGAATTCCGATCTGGACTGTGGGTGGGCGGCTGATTGCTTCTGCCTGATGACGTATTTTTTACCGCGCCAGTTGTGGTTTTCTGGCGCCGCGGTTGGTGTGCCATGGCGCCGGTAAGGCATGCAGCAAGGGGGCAGACAGGGAGCTTTGGGTCGCGTGGCGAAGGCGTTTCACTGGTCGGATTCAGAAATAAGAATATGAAACGGAGGACGTGGCGACCTAATTATCCGCAGGCCTTCGCGGGGAGCGTTCGCGAGGGTATGTATGTAAGAAGGCAGCCTTTTACAAGTCCTCGGGCCTGCGAAATTTTAGGATACGCGATCCGCCCAAGCTGGGAAGGATTTAGGAACCAGACCGAGCCGTACTTGGGGCAGAGAAATCTATTCTTAAATCTGCTGAAGCCGTGGGCGTCTCAGAGTTCTGGATGGGGAGGCGAGGCAGTGTTGCTCTAAATCTTTCAACATTTTCCTCGACTTAATCCCATTTTTTAATGAGAACTCTTTTCGTCTACATTTTCTCCGTGAAACCGTAAGCAGAGAGAATCTATGAGTCCATTTGTGCATGTATTACGGTAAAGGATAGAAGGCGAGGCCGGAAATGTACTGCCCCACACTCTTGCTGATTACAAACACCCCAGAGCCCTCCAGTCTTCTCTTACTGTGTTTGCTTCGttttagtttgtgtttttcattttgtcttgCTGTTTGTAAGTACTTAAAAAACCCATTTGGAATGTATAAATCTTAAATAGGTAGTTTTCTGATAATTGCTGTTGAGAAAGTCATACACCGTCTTTCCTTGTTTGCGTTGAATTACTTTAGAAAATCAGTCGTATTTTCTCTAACGTAAGGTAATAGATGCGAGGGTTTTTTCCCGGAGGTATTTAGTGAAGACCTAGGTTAAGTGTTTTAGATGAATTAAGAAATCTGTTTGTGAGTACAATAAGTTGGAGTTGTGCAACACTctactcttttttccttctttgagatTCTTTAGTTCTGCACAATTACCGTTAGCCTGGTCTTTTTGCAAAGGACCAGTATACTGTTCATTCCATTAGCTTAAACTTGTTTTCTTGAAATAACGTTTTACAGCAAAACATAATGTAATTCTAGCACCTAAACGTGATgatataaaaagtttttaattttaatttagctACTACATTTTTCAtgcaaattattttctcagaaaGTAATTCATGACTGATATATTCTTCAACAGGACAAGGCTTTGCATTtcgaagaaaactaaaaattcagcaaaattaCAAGAAATTGatatggaaggaaaagaaggctAAAACCTCACGGGAATCCCAGTTCACGGATCGGTACCCTGATCATCTGAAACATCTCTATTTAGCTGAAGAGGAAAGACTCAGGAAGCAGCTTAGAAAATCTGACCAGTCTTTGTTAGAACAAGTTGACCAGCCTCTGTCAGAAGAACAAGTTGATCAGCCTTTGCCAGAAGAGCAGTGTAGCACTGACCAGGCTTTGTCTGAAGAACATTGTAGCATTGAGCAGCCTCATCCAGAAGAACAATGTAGCATAAGAATAAAGTATGTATTACCATCTTTTGAAATTCTTCATTGTAGATGTAAGTAGGGTTTTAGGAAAGAGATTATAGAACAATTTCTGTattaattgagatttttcttaaggCATATTAGAAGCCACAGGtaattatgtgaaaatattttcatggagGCTTTCATGTTAGCTTAAATGACTATAAATTGTCAGGTAGGCTTAATAGAAGAAGTAATGGAATGGGAATTAAGAGACCTGGGTTTTAGGTTTCAGCCTCTCAAGTACATTTAACTTACTTGGACCATGATTAACTCCTGTTAttaatgtatgtttttaaaaataatttaatttttgagaggTATTATAGTGTAGTGCTTAACATCGTGGACTTTGGAGCTGGCTTTAATATGTTGGTGCCCAATGTcctctaaaatgcaaataataatagtaagtaTGTAATTTATAGCTGCCATGTTGTACAACCCCAGAATGGATTATTTACACGCTATGGTATCTTAGACCTATCTCagatgttgtgaagattaaatgaattcatttatataGGTATTTAAAAAGGCATGTGATACATGGGAAGTGCTACATGAGTTTtaactgctactactactgttattattaacttggatttttttttttccaagaggaCATAGACTTggttgcaattaaaaaaataaatgaaacggAATAGAGACAAGTTGGTCAAAGAACTTTGGGGTTAAAGTTCATGTACACCCCCAAGGTCCTTCATAACGTCCTTCAAATTAATGCCTTTTTCAGTCTGTCATTTCTACCATTCATATGCTGGTTtcctgtttttaaacattttcagatCTTTCAGAGCTTTCTGTATTTTCCCTGGGTGAAATATTTCTCCAAGACTTTCCATTTACTATTTTCTATATCTTGAAAGCTGTAACAAAATTTCTAATATGTTATTTGGACATTTTACTAATAAAAttaatgtcttctttctttcaaattctcTTCACCCCCACCCCTTAAGTTGCATTAGTGAGATTTGACTATACAAATACTGTCTGACATAATTGTGTCATAATTCtggttatattatttttaatacttgtgatttgttttcatttatcttgcaAAGTTCCATTACtattccaaagaaaaataaaaagaaaacatcaaatcaAAAAGCACAGGAAGAGTATGAGCAGATACAAGCTAAGCGTGCTGCTAAGAGACAAGTAagatctacttttaaaatatttagattcaTGTTCCTTTATCCTAAGGGTAAATGTAAGCTTTTCTTCTTAATATGGGGCACATAGTATGCCCTCTGTAAGTATttgctgagtaaatgaataatCTGAGAAGAGCTGGAGAATTTCAACATTCAGATTCCTTGACTGTTTGTTTATATTACCCTTGAGAGGTGATAGTAGTAGTCAAGAATAGGATTTTAAGGTACTGCTCATAGGTTAATAATATGAGCATCTGGGACAGTGTTTCTCAAGAGTAAGGTCCAgatagttgctttttttttaacaagtgccTCAAGAGGTTATGCGTAATAAAATTTGAGaactactaattttttaaaaatgtagatgattttcataaatttacattAAAGAGTTGGTTTTGCTTATTAAAAACCTTACTAGATTAACTTAGCAAAAAGTTACCACACTTTGTTATCATTCAGAAACCCAAAATTATAACAGCCTTTTTCAAATGAGCAGAACAAAAGTATCCACAGcttcaacaaaattattttatttgtggtttcttgtttcttatatTGAAGCTATATTAATCTATCACTTTAAAAAGGAGAGCACATCGatcaaaaataccccaaagatgGTGCTGACATATAATTTCTTTTATGTCTTAGCTTTACAAATCGTGTAATTAAGAAATCTGGAAGTTTAACATCTAAAATTCGTATGATTATTCTTAAACTGATGGCAGACTAGAGTAAAGCAGAAACATTTCTCCATGGAAAAACTGGACCTTTGTTTCACAGTTTGTTaagattatgcatttttttaaccAACCTTCTGATACCTGCCACCTTTGGAAATAGTATACCAGATGGAATATGGACCATTATACTGAAAAACATTTACTGTTTCAAAAAAAACTtcctttatgtatatataaatgttacaTCTTTGTAACCGTGAAAATTGAGCATCAGCCCTTTATTTGTAAGGTGAAGATAAATCCTagcataaaaagttttaaaaggatgGAATATGCTGTGACGTATATGAAAGCACTTTGTTAattatgtcaccatacaaatgtAAGGCTGTGTCATTTGGGGGCTATATGCATTACAGGGGAAACTGAAAAACAGTTCACATATTGcattatttaagaatttttaacttttatatttaagaatattgTATTTCAAGTAGTGATTTTCAGGTTTATAtaacttcaaattatttttctttaaactccaATGAATTTGAGTCTTTATCTTAGCAAGTCAAATGAGCATGATTAATTCTTAAATAATCAAAACCATAATACCTAGcacaatattttacatatatatagctTGTAGTCAATAAATGCTTCTTGAATTAAATCTGGATCAGAtggcaaatttaaaagaataccaGATATTCTGGAAATGATTTGTGTTACATGGACTAGATAACCTCTAACGTCACTTCTGACTCTTCAGTGGATCTAATTAAATGTGAAACCATTAAATAAATGTGCCTTCTTtgtgctttaattttatttgtatacaaataattaaaattgtttaCTAACTTTACATTATTCTATGGCATAGCATGTATCATAGCGGCAAAGAGGGTACACTGCTGCACTTACAAGTAACACCTCACATTTTGCAAAATATAAGACAAACCTGAAGTGTTTGCATGGTGATAGCTATTTCAACAAAATTATTGAACAATATCTATTGTTTGTTACTAACGAAAATTATATATGTTAATAATTTCAGGAATTTGAgaggagaaaacaagagagagaagaagCTCAAAGGcgctacaaaaagaagaaaatggaagtgtTCAAAATATTGAGCAAAAAGACTAAAAAGGGGCAACCAAACTTGAATTTACAAATGGAGtatcttctaaaaaaaatacaagaaaaaaattaggtcAGACATGTTGCCTGATTAATCAAGGGTTAAAATATATGCTGGCTAATGAGTTCTCTTGTATATGTACTGTCCCTCCTAACAGTTAACTAAATTTGTCAACACAGACTGGATTGCTAAGctatactaaatataaaatgtccaaatattttttgtttttctgaaagaaaattttctataTATGCTCTGCATTATATATGATTTGTTTCTTGCTGCTGAATGAAGGTTGGCCTTCAAAACTGAaagagggaacttccctggcagtccagtggttaagactccacgcttccactgcaggggccacaggttccaTCCatggtcgggggactaagatcccgaatgctgcttggtatggccaaaaaaaaaaggaactgaaagaaCCTGCTATTTGAGCAACAGGTTCAAGCATGTAATAACTTTTATACCATATGAAATTCAGATGAAataaagtgttttgaaaataaggGAGCAGAGCTTTCAACGAATCATTTCaatcaaatgtttaaatttagCAATCAACTATTACAGTTTTGAAATTCCATAGTAATGGAATGGTGAAGGAGGCAGAGACTCCCCTTcgactttttaatttattttaaattaagtacaTTTTATAGGGGGATGGTCTTTCCAGAAACCTGTAAGCAGGTTTCTACCTTTGGCCCCCACCATATTATAGTGAGGTCTTTATAAAGCAGAGTTTGATATTTATAATCTTTTCCTTAAGTGGATGTACATAGCTTGCTAGtgtaatattttttgaatgatgaTGGTAACCCAGCAGTGTCACAGCAGGAATTAAGCTTTCCAGATTCCGCGGGACCCTATCATGTAAGAACATTGTTACTGGACCTTACCAGTGTTGTCTCTGTTGGTAGGTTTGTGAGCCAAGCGAAAGAACTGGAATACTGCTTCTCCTGCCTCCTTGCAAtcactgtaaaatgagaaaggCTTGGTTATcatcattaaaacaaaagaactgcaataatatttgta encodes the following:
- the CCDC59 gene encoding thyroid transcription factor 1-associated protein 26, translating into MAPVRHAARGQTGSFGSRGEGVSLVGFRNKNMKRRTWRPNYPQAFAGSVREGQGFAFRRKLKIQQNYKKLIWKEKKAKTSRESQFTDRYPDHLKHLYLAEEERLRKQLRKSDQSLLEQVDQPLSEEQVDQPLPEEQCSTDQALSEEHCSIEQPHPEEQCSIRINSITIPKKNKKKTSNQKAQEEYEQIQAKRAAKRQEFERRKQEREEAQRRYKKKKMEVFKILSKKTKKGQPNLNLQMEYLLKKIQEKN